One Amycolatopsis sp. NBC_00355 genomic window carries:
- a CDS encoding SCO4848 family membrane protein — translation MRISKRTSMFLLAFGVWSWIIWITFAKNLWASDQSWTPDGSPTAYFVVHAVLTVVSFVLGTLIGILGWRGVRASRVAA, via the coding sequence ATGCGGATTTCCAAGCGCACCTCGATGTTCCTGCTGGCCTTCGGCGTGTGGTCGTGGATCATCTGGATCACCTTCGCCAAGAACCTGTGGGCGAGCGACCAGTCCTGGACGCCGGACGGCTCGCCGACCGCGTACTTCGTGGTGCACGCGGTGCTGACGGTCGTGTCGTTCGTGCTGGGCACGCTCATCGGGATCCTGGGCTGGCGCGGCGTCCGGGCGTCGCGGGTCGCCGCCTGA